A part of Ptychodera flava strain L36383 chromosome 11, AS_Pfla_20210202, whole genome shotgun sequence genomic DNA contains:
- the LOC139144243 gene encoding uncharacterized protein, translating into MATDIVAKTLADHDNYVKTHCRICGRKLEGTTHSVSDFVDDMSACFSVNISDDITGIHPTKFCNNCKRSVVTYRISKCHGKTYRPGTAAIDWVKHPRTGQCPVCSNIAKPGRKRKERKNRGRPRRPSSNSASASEISMKELNDLGFEVNSEGVGEILKLIQQKAVRSLVKKSLSESDLLVDRCVGETLNLTCTICKQIYDKPVLIDCNFEGGGHMFCAECISEWIQTTQSCPVCRTTVTTKSIASIPNVVFNLLLSLKVKCDYTSRGCHVVVDLENVIQHESQCQYQSAPVICDHDYCLTNQEISTTACSQNDQTDHDQNPEKSLPVPLAIQTLLQAENLDESPGFEELTTACMKKKLSTTTGYKSGVPIKLKTRGQPICLTYTPQSRKTSGEASERTKAKRAKWVEESRCRLSGGEQHTVVQQQKEVKRISKEDKDALLQEIGMVPNIPEGAGLFLKSVLNLPWNKLRSLKRWLRSWKIRLGSERMDRHLAAGKKYQLVAENKPFVFSVRGPEGKQDTEIRLAPCVAVQDLVHTIDVYLDYLER; encoded by the exons ATGGCGACTGACATCGTGGCAAAAACGTTGGCGGACCATGATAATTATGTCAAAACACACTGTAGAATATGCGGAAGGAAGCTTGAAGGTACAACGCATAGTGTCAGTGACTTTGTTGATGATATGTCTGCTTGTTTTAGCGTAAATATTTCCGATGACATCACCGGAATACACCCGACCAAATTCTGCAATAATTGCAAGCGCTCTGTTGTAACGTACAGAATTTCCAAGTGCCACGGTAAGACCTACAGACCCGGAACAGCAGCTATAGATTGGGTTAAACATCCAAGAACTGGGCAATGTCCTGTATGTTCTAACATTGCCAAACCCGGAAGAAAacgaaaggaaaggaaaaacaGGGGGAGACCTAGACGCCCTTCTTCCAATAGTGCCAGTGCATCAGAAATTTCTATGAAAGAATTGAATGATCTTGGATTTGAAGTAAATAGTGAAGGAGTGGGTGAAATCCTGAAATTGATTCAACAAAAAGCTGTTAGGAGCCTCGTGAAGAAGAGCCTCAGTGAAAGTGACTTGCTGGTTGATAGATGTGTCGGTGAAACTTTGAACTTAACTTGCACTATCTGCAAGCAGATATATGATAAACCTGTGTTGATAGACTGTAATTTTGAAGGTGGTGGACACATGTTTTGTGCTGAATGCATATCAGAGTGGATTCAAACTACCCAGAGTTGCCCAGTTTGTCGCACAACAGTTACAACCAAATCTATAGCATCCATTCCCAATGTTGTTTTCAACTTGCTGTTGTCCCTGAAAGTCAAGTGTGACTACACTTCAAGAGGGtgtcatgttgttgttgatCTTGAAAATGTGATACAACATGAAAGTCAGTGTCAATATCAGTCTGCCCCTGTCATTTGTGATCATGATTATTGTTTGACAAATCAGGAAATATCTACAACTGCCTGTAGTCAAAATGATCAAACTGATCATGATCAAAACCCTGAAAAGAGTTTACCGGTACCGCTGGCCATCCAAACCCTGCTCCAGGCAGAAAATTTAGATGAGTCACCTGGTTTTGAGGAGCTTACAACTGCATGTATGAAGAAGAAGCTGTCAACCACCACAGGCTACAAATCCGGTGTACCAATCAAACTTAAGACACGTGGACAG CCAATTTGTCTAACGTATACGCCACAGTCAAGGAAAACATCAGGGGAAGCAAGTGAAAGGACAAAGGCAAAGCGGGCCAAATGGGTTGAAGAAAGCCGGTGCAGGCTTTCTGGTGGAGAACAGCATACAGTGGTTCAACAACAAAAAGAAGTGAAGAGGATTAGCAAAGAGGACAAAGATGctctacttcaagaaattgGTATGGTGCCAAATATTCCTGAAGGTGCTGGTCTGTTTTTGAAATCTGTTTTAAATCTGCCATGGAATAAACTCAGGTCACTGAAACG ATGGCTTCGGAGTTGGAAAATAAGGTTAGGTAGTGAAAGGATGGATAGACACCTTGCTGCTGGCAAGAAATATCAATTGGTAGCTGAAAACAAGCCTTTTGTATTCAGTGTGAGAGGGCCTGAAGGGAAGCAGGATACAGAGATACGACTTGCTCCTTGTGTTGCAGTTCAGGATCTAGTGCACACCATTGACGTCTATTTGGATTATTTAGAAAGGTGA